GACACACTGTACTTAGCAATTCATGACTGCCTAACCCGTTAACCATGTACTAAtcattgtatatacatatttcagGATCCAACCAAGTGTGACATATACTCGGAGCACACTGCTCCTTGCACCATGGCACAGTACTCGCCATCCGGCTTCTATATTGCATCAGGAGGCAAGTTCAGGCGATTAATATCCATCATAATAAAAAGTCcccattcaaaatgttaaagtgacactcttatttaaaatcaatacatactcatGAATAACAagcatacattttgagtgataaacctttaactacttactaaataatgcatttatggaaaatattaattactgataacaagtttgtaaacaagattaatagctgaaaacgcacaaataataaatgactggtgggtcttAAAAGAtgtacagtgatcaactatcttCTCATAAGGTggaataccatgttttctgcacctttctttcaaattatgcACAATATCCTTCATattaagaaccattgttttccatatttattcattctttttggtagattaaaacaattttattagttgtggtactgcttatttgggagtaaaagtgcatctttaaaaatgttatttcaagtTAATTGGGACGTCCTTTTCGAATCAATAGTTTTCAGTAGTTATACATGAAAAATCTATTTCGTAACAAAGAGCTCTATTTGTTACTTTTCAAAAGggttatttgatttttaaagtaaCACTTTGAATTTAGTTAGTGACACTGACTAAATATTTTAACTAGAATTCTTGGTCTTTCAAAAAAATTGTAAGCTCAATTATAAGAAGACCCCAAAGACTTGATAATtatagcaatttatttttaactgtcTGGAAGTATAAACttcattgataaatgtttatttatttcagattttaccaaagatgtttcattttTTCTGATACTGTCCACTCTAAATTCTCATTCTAATTTCTCTCCTGATAGATGCTACCGGCAAGGTGCGAATTTGGGATACTGTAAACCCTGAGCATGTgcttaaaaaggagttccacgTGCAGGGCGGACCAATCAAAGATATCAGCTGGTCTGAGGACAACACCAAGATTGCTGTGGCAGGAGAAGGAAGGGAAAGGTGTGCATTTTTCCCCTCTTAGATCTTGTATAAGTTGAGAAAAGACATGAGTTGTAGGTCATGGATGAGTAGAGAAATTTTGGAACTAGATGTCTGATTGTCAATTTCTCTGTATCTAAATTTCACGTTGCAGCATAATCATGACTgtattttattgtcaatttcacATCGGTATCTGCATTTTACCCCGCAGCATGATCATGACTATACCTAATTGTCAATTTCACTGAGGGAATCTACATTTCACGCCGTAGCATAATCATGACTATGTAATTGACAATTTCGCATGGATATCTACATTTCAAGCCGCAGCATAATCATGACTACGTAATTGTCAATTTCGTGTGGGTATCTACATTTCACTCCGCAGCATAATTATGACTGTACCTAATTGTCAATTTCACTTAGGGAATCTACATTTCACGCCGTAGCATAATCATGACTATGTAATTGACAATTTCGCATGGATATCTACATTTCAAGCCGCAGCATAATCATGACTACGTAATTGTCAATTTCGTGTGGGTATCTACATTTCACTCCGCAGCATAATTATGACTGTACCTTATTGTCAATTTCACCATGGGAATCTACATTTCACCCCTCAGCATAATCATGACTGTGCCTAATTGTCAATTTCGCGCTGGAATCTACATTTCACGCCACAGAATAATCATGACTGTACCTAATTGTCAATTTCGCTCTGGAATGTACATTTCACCCTGCAGTATAATCATAACTGTACCTAATTGTCAATTTCGCGCTGGAATCTACATTTCACGCCGCAGCATAATCATAACTGTACCTAATTGTCAATTTCGCGTGGGTATCTACATTTCTAGCCACAGAATGATCATGACTTAATCTAGATTTCTGTACCAGTTGACagatatcaaattttaaaacacattgatGAGAAAAACACACAGGTCGAAAGCTTTACAACTTTGCTCTACCCAAAACAATGTGAATCATGATATTCTATGCATGAATGGCCTGCTTTTGATTGCATGATCAATTTACCACACTAGCCAATCTGTGCTCATTGTACGtagtttaaacaaacaaaactgcCGGCATTTTCCTCTCTGGAAATGATGTGATGAATAGATCCCATTAATGATTAAATGCATTTTCctgaaaaaaacccataaatcAGCAGTTGAAGTCTTTGAGATAttgtaaaaacacaaataaacatcAGCGTGCAAAAGGCAGCACTCAACACATGTTACATGTACTAGCATGTTACTGGATCAAAAGAAATGAATATCAGCGTACAAATGGCAGCACTCAATACATGCTACTTGCAAAACACTGGATCAGAAAACAACAGTAGCATGATATGGATTTTCAATGAGTtagatatatattgaaaaaaataagatataataaaGACCAAAACTGAGGTTTTGCATGTGTTTGGCTCATGGCCTTGTGCTGATTTCTACAAATGACAAAGTAAACTATTGTATGAAATGGCATAATACAATTTTCAGGTGTTGCAAAGTAATAACGTCAGACTCTGGTAACACCGTTGGTGAAATCGGTGGTCACACTGGCACCGTGAATGCTATTGCGTTCCGTCCAGTCCGTCCATTCAGGATCGTCTCTGCTGGTGAGGACATGAGATCTCAGCTTTACAAGGGACCGCCATTCAAGTACGAGAAAGACTGTAAAGTAGGTTGACTTTAGACGTACAGTTTTTGTAGTTTTGTAGTTTGTACTGgtatgtttttcattgaaagCATATCTTGATATGGATTTATATGAATTAATAAGAATTTTTGTGACAAGGtctatttttatgcccccgaaggtgggcatattaaaattgcaccgtccgtccgtccgtctgtctggcTCATTAACTCattaactttcccttgtatggacagattttaaaataacttgccacatgtgttctacataccaagacgacgtgtcgcatgcaaggcccgtgtccttacctctaaggtcaaggtcacacttaggtgtttattcacaatggagtgctgcatataaggacattgaGTATGGGTTgttgtgtccaggctgtaactttttcttgtatggacagattttaaaataacttgccacatgtgtacgacataccaagatgacgtgtcgcgtgcaagacccatgtccctacctcttaggtgaaagatacacttagtgtttattcacaatggaatgctgaatataaggacataagagtgtaggttgtcaagtatgggtggtattgtgttcagaggcaatttaaaataacttgccatatgtatttgacacgtaaaggcaagatcaacttttcatgtactgaccttgttcataggtcattGCCACATTCgaggcattcgtcacatactttgacagctcttgttaattgaatattatttaaaatgaaagcaATGCTTTAGTTCGTGTTGCTATCATGTGTCATATAGAGGCTTTATCGTCTACTTTCCTGTACATATTCTGGTATACTCTTGGCTATCTAAAAGGGTACTGTATTCAAGGAATCCGACCCACAGCAACCCCATAAGCTAGTTTTCTGATAGCTCCACTAACCTTAATATTTTACATGTCAGGTGACCATAcacaattttggtatcatttaaaacatattaatgtgCCAGATAccttaaatgcatatataataagagttatatttgcatttaagcTATCTGACCCACAATTATTATTAAGAAGTACACCAAGAACAGTGTTACTGAAGAAGAGATGACCAATTTTAATACCGCtatacaattttaaacacacATAATGTATCTTCATTCACATTGTGCTCTATGTTGACAGGACCACACTAACTTCGTAAACTGTGTGCGCTACAGTCCGACAGGAGATGTGTACATAACTGGCGGAGCTGATGGACAGGTAGGGATTATTTTGCTCAGTTCAAATACttgctttaaaaatgattgttcGTTTTTTTGgtgtctttttttaaaaggataGTAGAAGTACAATTTAAAGGCCTTTCAGTCCTTCAAGCTGCGAAGTCCCTGTCCTGGTAGGGAGAATTTTGTAGATGTGCTTATCAGATAAACAAACTATCACTCATGAAGAGTGTCTgtgttaaatgtgttaaatatagATGAAATGAAgatagtttattttattttttatcttgtttaactttgtgcatgtttatttacatACTGTTTTATTTGACCAGGCCATTGTGTATAATGGGGAGTCTGGAGACAAGATCGGTGTACTTGGAGGAACGAAGTCACACGCAGGTGGCGTCTATGGCGTGAGTATCTACTACAAGATATTTGTAGTTTTGTCTAACCGGGGCTGTCTCTCAGCTCAAGGGAAATGGGGCCAGGGCCCTTCCAAGAGGGAATTTGcctaaaaacaaaattttgccTGCAAAAGGGAATTAGGATTGAACTAATTCAATAGTTTAATTCATATTCATgggtgcgaaacagtggctccagctcttttaggagctgtataTAAAAAAGCCAATGACACTTTctagctagagcaaaagaacggacatcatcataaaacacaagtatgactcgttattttatctaaatatcacaattatgagggtaTATTTGAGAAATCACTTCTGGAGTTAAATTCggctgaaaattggtgaaaatgttctactttttttcttaaacatgcatgtgtttgatgggagaatcgatCTTATAACtcaataaacaatatgtttacaaaataaccgaaatacgtgtgaagattagtcatatttatatggcactgcattctcagatttttcaaattacaagtcatacttacgttttatgatgatgtccgttcttttgctctgtctctgaagtgtcattggctctttttataTATAGCTCCTAAGAggtggagccactgtttcgcagccGTGATATTGTGTGTTGTTACTTCTTTCAATGCTcatagtttgttatgaatacctcAGCTATTTTTACTTAAGTGTCAAAATAtgtgtaattattattttttatacttatttctgtaaaaggactctgtcaaacaaaagggcacagtttggtgtagtaaaaaggcagcagggcgCCCTACCATGCTATTTAGGCCATGCACACTGGGCCCTTAAAAGAGCTTCTACAAAGCCAGATTAGCATCTCAGTCAGGGTTCCTTGAACCCCCTGGAACCCATCTCCAAATAGTTTCAACCCTTCAACTGCAAGGTCAATCGCACCCCTGTTAtagcaaaatgttttttcttttcaatcagatgttgaattttaagaaaaagtttTGACACACACAGGCGCTTTGAGCTTCTCACTTATATTTTTCCTATTCAGGTTGCATTCAGTCCAGACGGTAAGGAAGTGTTGACTGTCTCCGGGGACAAGACGGCCAAAATCTGGAATGTGGAGAGCAGAGAGGAAGTCACGTAagtaacaaatacaaatactgcTCAAATATCACTATCCTGTTGTCAACCATTTTGTGTCTCCTGCGAGGCTTGGCAGATGGCTAGGGACTACTTTTTCCGGCATCAGTATTGTATTTGATTACCGTAGTGTATATTTCAATTGATTAACAAATATCATGTTTCTTGTCAAACTCTGAAATAAGGCTTTTCATAAAGAACTAAAATGGAAAGTCAGTATAACTCCAAACGTCAAATACCTCAAGGTTTAAGGTTGGGCTGGTACTGCAGTTTTACTACTGTATTATACTGAGTAATGTGTATAGGACTCACTTTTTTACCCATGacttttagagaaaaaaatgcCTACGTCATAAATTTAGTAAtaggttttgatttttttctcccGTCCATTTCAGGATGAAATTTTCTCAAAAAGTTTTATCACCAAATTTCGTACCTTTGCTCTATCTATACTAGCGTCCTATACACAGTATAATATAGTATTGcagttttgataattatttattgtttgtttgttgtcttgtagcgctgtatCTCTTGTCTTGTGTTCATTAACCTTGAGACTTGTGCCTTCAAACAATATCGTGGTTAAATGTTAGGCCAATAAGCTTGCCCCtgttataaatgttgtttgttgCAGACGTGTTATCAGTACAGAGCCTGTCCTTGGATGAAATTCCATACTAatcatatgaaatgtttttttcaggaAATTTGAGCTAGGCAAAGAGTTAGGTGACATGTTGGTAAGCTGCGTGTGGTCTGGAGACAACATCATTGTTGTCTTGCTCAAGGGCTATATCAACTACCTAGACAGGAATAACCCCAGCACTCCAATCAAGACCCTCAGGGTAAGCTCGATATCTTAGTTTGTATGAATTTAGCTTTATTAATAGTTTCCTGATGACGTAACAAGGTGATTACTGCCATGACCCTGTCTAATGACTAGTCCACAGTGTTcagggtcataatttgtatacatgtatatttcaggGCCATAACAAGCTAATTACTGCCATGACACCGTCCACTGATCGGTCCAAAGTTTTCACTACCAGCTTGGAGGCTGTATCTGCCAAGAGTAATGCGGTTAACGCTGTCATTCATATCCTTTTCAAGCAAAATGTCATGGACAATTTTTTTCCCCATGTTAACATTATCATGTACCATTCATcaagctttttaaaaaatgcatttttgtgttaCAAAGATGGCCAGTATGACAATAGTTTTATTCGCATAAcacaatattaaagaaaaagaGGTAAAAAAGCATTGTATGAAATATCTGTTATTATTCTTCTGAGCACCTAAGTTTCAATTCtttatacacatttataatcTGTAATTTAATCCTTAACTGTTGCTCACTGGCGTGGGATATAAACACTGGCCTTGCTGAGGAGTTTAAAGGTCACGGTCACACAAACCAGGTATTTGACATGGTTGCAAGGGGTGACTATCTCATCTCGGTTTCGATGGACGACACATGCCGCTATACCAGCATCTCCAGCATGCAGTATGGGTAGGAAGGATTTTTATAAGCGTGTCTGTATTGTCATATTCAAagtgtgtttttcttcattgtCGACATCATACTTAAACATtagccataactcaaaaaaaataaacttggtatacatgttgccatGGAAAAcattaaccttggccataactcaaaaaaaataaacttggtatacatgttgccatGGAAAAcattaaccttggccataactcaaaacaataaacttggtatacatgttgccatagaaaacataaacataaaaattaaaaaaaatccttaaggATAGCATTTTActagtgcagggcttgtgggcttgtacGCTGTGACCTCTGAGTTAAGaccaatgcattttttttcagtgCCGAGGCTTGCAAACTACCGTCCCAGCCTAAAGGCCTGGCTGCTCTTGACTCAGGATTAGCCGTGATTGCCTGTATGGACCATGTGAGTAAATGGAAggaaaaatgttgttgtttatttgataaaggcgcacaatataggttgatgtgAAATAATCTTGAattgtaatgtattttaatgtttaactcatttaatttttaaagattaaaaccaaaaaagcatatgatcaaggtacagatttaaaaatattatccttttgaatgtttttttcattaatagcTATGTCAGCACAGATTCCCCAGTTAAGAAAGTACCAAAATATCACTGATacctttttttatcatttaagtcaaataagtatttataattataggatatatttaaacaaaacaaactacatATTTGTATCTCTCAAGTattcaattctttgaaggcAAGAGATTGCAAATGCTTGTCCCCATAAAAGTAGATGAGAACTACttaaaaggacagggtgctgcactcCTCCATTACTCAAGGCTTCCAAGAGGGCCCTTCTTTTCCCTACTTTTTTTGTTGGGCTCCTACATTTCCctactttttcttgaaaaagccCTACTATCCCTAAAAATAGTTTGAGAAATAATagaaaagtttaaactaaatgaattgATTGAAGTAATctaaatcttgattttaattaGAAGCTATTTCTAGTATTCTGAAGGATTAGTTTGATGCAGTAGGTCTCCAGTGCTGCAAGAGGGGTTCTATGATGGGAACGAGTGGCGTATGTTGACAAGTCAGAGACACTAATTCCAGGTTCATCTTCTCAGCCTGTGGCTGAATCCCTCTTGAAGCACTGGTTTCTAAGCAAAGATCACTACATGTACATCACAATTGATGAATAGTTTTAGTAGTCATTTATTTGCATcaaaaaaaggtaaataaagAGCCCTACTATCCCTATTTTTTACTCATAATATCCCTATTTTAAcctactttttcaaaaaaatcctACTTTTATCCCTATTTTTTTGTTATGGTCACTTGAAAGCCTGTTAAACTCTTAAATCTAAAACCACTAGCAGTTATTGGACTGTGTTGTCAACCTAGTATGTATTCATTATGATAATGCTgctgtatatatgtttgtagGTTGTGGTCGTGAACAAAGGTAATGTCATGTTCCAACAGGAAGTCAAGTTTGGCCCCACATGTGCAGACATCAGCCCAGACAAGACAACTGTCGCCTTTGGCGGAAAAGGTGTAAGTAACTCAAGTGTTGGACACTCcggaaaaaaaaattgaatcgAAAATAATAGAAATTGTAATCGAAAATAATAGAAATTGTAATTCTATACTCAGGCCttaaaaatagttatgtttgcTCTTAGGAGCTAGATTTCAGCGGGGTTTGGTGCTGTAAGCTGATtgttaaattgatttaattttacttaattaaTCACCGGGATAATGTTAGATTGCCAAAGGTCTTGTTGTGTGGAATAAGCTTAAGTAAACATTTAGCTTTTTGATGGCAGCAGTCAGTACAAGTTACCCTTGCGAGGCCATTTAAACTTGAAAGGGAAGTCAATGTCTCTATGCAAAGGTGTAGTATAAAATTTTTGTTGGcaactatttttttccaaattgaaaaaaaaatatggttagGGGCTTTTAAAAGACCTTCGAACGGGCAACTGGAAACATAACTGTGAAATTTTGAGGCCCAAGTACTACTtgataaaaatagtatttatgtttattttaacaacttctaagaaattaatatatttcaaaatgagcCCAACATATTTGATGACAaaggaataataaaaaagaaatagcaCTCAGCACAAATTTGAATGTATGATTTTGTGATACCACAAATGATTTttgcaaatgtattaattttatgttttgttaaagtaaaaGAACAAAAGCTGCTGAAAAATTGATTATGGATGATCATAGTCAGTTATCACGATGTTTGGAATACATTGAccaacattatatttcatttgataattGCACCATCACTAAGTAACTCATCATTATACACTTTTATTTGCTACTTTGGAAGCATTTTGTATGCCAACACTTAATTTATTTGGATTGACATCATTATTTCTCTGTAAAGCGAGAAACATGTATGTTTCAAGTTGCTTTCTCACGAATTGACcatttgacgatttttttttttgtctagtaatgagccaaattttgtggaaaccaatgatacaagacagctgacaaaagtTCAGAATCACTTTTTTCATattgatgttaaaaaaatgatattttttggcGTTTatcttttgcaaaaatattttggcAAATTCCCATCAAttgatctgttctattgtgagtatCTTTTAGgtctgaattgaaggcactgatgccaacatcagctgattctgagacaaaaactaaaaaaaatgtaaaaactgtcaaccagtgagattgcagctttaaaaaatgataagttAAACAAGTATTCTTATTTAAGACatgattgaaatgtttgtttcaggacCTGCATATATTTGAGCTGGACGGAATGACCCTTCGAGGCAAGAAGATAATAAAGATAGGCGATGATGTGATGCGAGCCAAGTTCTCGCCAGATGGAGCTTACTTGGCTGTTTGCACAGGCAGCAAGAGAATTACATATGTGTATAATGTGGCTGATGATTTTAAGGTTTGTTATCAGGTTTCTGGTTTCAATTTCTCGAAGCTATCTGGACTTTTTTTGTCGCTTTCGTGTGGCTAAATCAAGGGTAACATTTAGGAAAGATATTTAAACCCTCAGATAGATATTTTTGGGGGAGTTGTGCCTCTAATTTTTTTTTGCGTCACATGCAGCTTCAAATGTCTTGCATTTTCACACCTGAAATTTCATAGGACATTTAACTTTGTCTTACAATAGTTGTAGCCATTTACTAAGTAAAAGTTGGTctgaaaaacaattgttttggcCCTTTACTTAGTAAAAGTTGGTctgaaaaacaattgttatgacCCTTTACTTAGTAAAGGTTGGTctgaaaaacaattgttatggCCCTTTACTAAGTAAAAGTTGGTCTGAAAAAAGATTCCATTTTCAAGGCGACGTCTGGGGTTATTCATCAGACTCAGTTCTATTTTTGTTCTTGACTAGAATATTCGATACCACTCAACTTaccctgaaaaaaaaacaaagttaaaatattatatataccagtataaaaagatatatatgtttaaatggcgTTTTCACAATTTTTCATTGAACCAATATCTTATTTTAGGAACATAACCACTTCACGAAGCAGACTGCCAAGATATTCTCGCTAGACTGGGCACCCAACTCGCAGTATTTTGCCACAGGA
The Mya arenaria isolate MELC-2E11 chromosome 12, ASM2691426v1 DNA segment above includes these coding regions:
- the LOC128211802 gene encoding WD repeat-containing protein 1-like, encoding MSKPELRCVFASMPKTERGKFIVLGADRKGQNFLYANGTNIYIRDINDPTKCDIYSEHTAPCTMAQYSPSGFYIASGDATGKVRIWDTVNPEHVLKKEFHVQGGPIKDISWSEDNTKIAVAGEGRERCCKVITSDSGNTVGEIGGHTGTVNAIAFRPVRPFRIVSAGEDMRSQLYKGPPFKYEKDCKDHTNFVNCVRYSPTGDVYITGGADGQAIVYNGESGDKIGVLGGTKSHAGGVYGVAFSPDGKEVLTVSGDKTAKIWNVESREEVTKFELGKELGDMLVSCVWSGDNIIVVLLKGYINYLDRNNPSTPIKTLRGHNKLITAMTPSTDRSKVFTTSLEAVSAKSNAVNAVILAWDINTGLAEEFKGHGHTNQVFDMVARGDYLISVSMDDTCRYTSISSMQYGAEACKLPSQPKGLAALDSGLAVIACMDHVVVVNKGNVMFQQEVKFGPTCADISPDKTTVAFGGKGDLHIFELDGMTLRGKKIIKIGDDVMRAKFSPDGAYLAVCTGSKRITYVYNVADDFKEHNHFTKQTAKIFSLDWAPNSQYFATGSLDGSFVVWCLSTVFGKEQVCSRMDAHKKCSVSSLAWLSDNTIITASNDCTIKQWDIKFA